Sequence from the Macaca thibetana thibetana isolate TM-01 chromosome 20, ASM2454274v1, whole genome shotgun sequence genome:
GTTTATACTCCCATCCACAATAGCATCATCATATTTACATTGCAGTGCCAGTGAACTATTTGGTCAAGGGCTCAGCTATTTGGCCAAAGTCATGACATTTACGGTGACATTgcctttttattataaacaatctATTTATtgacagaagatttttttttccccatctcattctgtgacccaggctggagtacagcagcatgatcacagctcattgcagccttgaatctcctgggttcaagcaatcctacaacctcagcctcccaagtagctgtgaccacagccACGTACCACCACTCAGagctagtgttttgttttttttagttttgttttgagatggggtctcactctgtccctcagattggagtgcagcgatgtgatctcggctcaaggcaacctctgcctcctgggctcaagcagtcctcccatctcagcctcccaaacagctggaaccacaggtgtatgctgccatgcccagcaatttttttttttgtatttttggtagaggcagggtttctccatgttgcctaggctggtctcaaactcctgagtacaggagatccacccacctcagcctcccaaagtgctgggattataggtgtgagccatcatgcctggctggcACACAGCTAGttattaaatttttgtagagatggaattgccctattttgcccaggctggtatgaaacttaagcgattttcccacctcagcttcccaaagtgctgggattataggcatgagccaccatgcctggccaacagattattattattttttttaagttatggtCATGCCCTGTTGTGGAATCCATGCagccatatatttatttatttatttatttatttatttatttcaaactttCAGGATTTGTATTAAATCCTAGTTTCGTTTAACAGTATCTGATGTTATACACATCATCTCATGGTGAACGTGTTTAATAAGTGAAAGCAAATCAGACAGCTCATCTAAGTCGTTATTTTTTGCAGACTAAACAGTAAGGTAATAATGATGGACACTTGCTCAGTGTTCATACAAGCTGTGTTGGTTATCAAAGTATATCTGCTAATGTTTAATAAAGAGAGTGAAATGTCATTGGGGTGGAAAAGTCAAATAAGCCTAGACATTTGGTTGGAAAAGAACAGATCCAGTATGGATTTCACAAACCAAAAGTTTGTGAAAACTCAGTGCAATACAAATCCTTTTTATCGTAAAAGCTTAGTTGAAACTAAAAGATCTGTAAAAACTATTACTTTGGGCCTTAAACAGTACTAGCTCTTAGGATCAAAAAAAGATcacaactccagcctgggcaacatggtgaaaccccatctatattaaagtacaaaaattagctgggtatggtggtgtgtgcctgtaatctcagctacttaggagactgaggcaggagaatctcctgaaccagggagttggaggttgccatgagctgagattgtgccacggcactctagcctgggagacagaatgagaccctgtctcaaaaaaaaaaaaaaaaaaagggccacaACTGTTGAGATTAtattacttgattttattttacactAGGTGGTAGGTACAAAGCAATCCTCCTTAATAAAGTTGACAGTTAGCGTCCCTGAAaacttttgttttcagacagggtcttgctctgtcacccagactagagcgatgcaatcatgactcaccacagccttgacttcctgggctcaagggatcctcctgcttcagcctcccaagtaggtggaaccACACATgtacccaccatgcccggctaattctttttttttttttttttttaatttctagtagagacaaggtctcattacccaggctggttttgaactcctggactcaagcagttctcctgccccttgtcctcccaaaatgctgggattacaggagtgagccactgcacttggacAGAACATATTTAATAATGCACATTTAAAACAAGTATTCATCTTACAAGTTGTTCTGTAATCCAAACACGACAGCTTGGAGAACagcatttagaaaacaaaagtcagtgtaaaaagacagattaaaacaactagaagccaggcacagtggctcatgcctgtaattccagcacttagcgaggctgaggtaggcagatcacctgaggtcaggagttcgagaccagcctggccaacatggtgaaaccccatctctactgaaattagcctggcgtggtggggtgcacctgtaatcccagctacttgggagcctgggaggcagaggctacatgagccaagatcacgccgctgcactccagcctgggtgacagagtgagactccatctcaaaaacaaactcaaaaaaaCCCAACTAGGACAGTATAGGTTTTATATGGCTCAGACTTCATAGTTTTCTTACTGCATCATCAATGTATCGATGTAGAATATCTGTTCCAGGAAGGCACGGTGGCTGCCAAAGCGggtggcttgcttgagcccagatatTCAAACTCAGCCTTTGCAACATGGTGAGCCCCCATTtctactacaaaaaatacaaaaattagccaggcatggtgatgcatgcctgtagtcccagctacgtgggaggctgaggtgggagaatcactttacCCTTGGgaaggtctaggctgcagtgagctgtgatcacactactgtactccagcctaggtgacagagtgagaccctgactcaaaaaaaaaagaaagaaaaaataaaagaaaagaaataaaccctgtctctattaaaaatacaaaaaattagctgggtatagtcatgcatacctgtagtcccagctgctcaggaggctgagatgggagaatcacctgaacccaggaagtcaagactgcagtgagccatgattgcaccgctgcattCAAGCCTGATCAAAgggagtgaaaccttgtctgctgtctcaatgaatgaatgaatgaatgaatgaatgaatgagtgaatgaatgtttCTTCAGCTGGCCCCTTTGCTCTGGATTTAAAGAAATACCttttcggccgggtgcagtggctcaagcctgtaatcccagcactttgggaggccgagacgggaggatcatgaggtcaggagatcgagaccatcctggctaacacggtgaaaccccatctctactaaaaaatacaaaaaactagccgggcgaagtggcgggcgcctgcagtcccagctactcgggaggctgaggcaggagaatggcgggaacccgggaggcggagcttgcagtgagctgagatccggccacagcactccagcctgggtgacagagcgagactccgtctcaaaaaaaaaaaaaaaaaaaaagaaataccttttcttcttggttttatttAACCTTTGAGATCCATCCAATAATCTCTAATATCATCAATTAGCACTTCCCCTTTAACATCACAAACACTAAGGTACTTCATTTTCCCAATCTGAAGCATAttatcagccgggcacagtggcctgtaatctaatcgcagcactttgggagaccgaggagggtggatcacttgagaccaggagttcgagaccagactgggcaacatggtgaaacgccatctctatatgaaatttaaaaaaaacattatttctgctgcctctgctctgTTTGGAAGATGACAGAGCTCCCGAAGTTTTGCCAGTCTTTTGTTCCATTACAAGTTTTTCTGAAGCaacttgctttttcttccttttttttttttttttttgagagggagtctcgctctgtcgcccgggctggagtgcagtggccggatctcagctcactgcaagctccacctcccgggttcacgccattctcctgcctcagcctcctgtgtagctgggactacaggcacccgccacctcgcccggctagttttttttgtattttttagtagagacggggtttcaccgggttagccaggatgatcttgatctcctgacctcgtgatccgcccgtctcggcctcccaaagtgctgggattacaggcttgagccaccacgcccggccttcttctttaactttttgtCAACCTCACTGTCAGAATTGCTGCCAGAAGAGCTTGAAGAAGCAAATTCCTTTGATTTAGACATTGCGCTGCCCTGCTCCTGCAGCTGAACACCCTCCTGTTCACTCATGTGCAActgactcatttttaaaaacttttttttggctggttacagtggctcacgcctgtgatcccagcactttgagaggccaaggcaggcagttcaccaggtcagaagttcgagaccagccttaccaacatggtgaaacccgtttctactaaaaatacaaaacttagtcgggCGTGGtcacaggcacctgtaatcctagctaccctgAGACAGAGTACTGAGTACAGAGTActgagactgagacaggagaattgcttgaacccgggaggcggaggttgtggtgagccgaggtcacgccactgcactccagcctgggagacagagtgagactccatctcaaaaaaaaaaaaagaccaacttttttttttgagatagggtctcaccgtgtcacccaggctagagagcagtggcgccatcatagtttactgcggcctcaacctcctgggctccagtgattctttttttttttttttgagacggagtcttgctctgtcgcccaggctggagtgcagtggccggatctcagctcactgcaagctccacctcccgggtttacgccattctcctgcctcagcctcccgagtaggtgggactataggcgcctgccacctcgcccggctagtttttttgtattttttagtagagacggggtttcatcatgttagccaggatggtctcgatctcctgacctcgtgatcctcccgtctcagcctcccaaagtgctgggattacaggcttgagccaccgcgcccggccccagtgaTTCTTCTACCTTGGTCTCCCACGGATCttggactacaggaatgcaccaccatgcctggctgattttgtttcattttgttttgtagagacagagtctcactatgttgcccaggctggtattttaaatttttaaataagagacaggattttgctatgttacccaggctggtcttaaactctagAGGTCAGGCTGTCCTCGTACCATgacctcccaaaacactgggattacagacatgagcaacAGTATCTAGTCCCATGCaccatttattgattgattgaacACTTAGCTGTGTCAAAGACTAACCTTACAAGCATTCCGTCTGTGTCTCAGAACGCTTTTGGGTAGTTAGCAGAATACCCTGTTAGAAGGGACAAACGATACTTTAACTCACAGATGAATCACCTGGGGACCTAGTTAATGTGCggattctgactcagtaggtctggggtggagcctgaGAGCCTGCATTTCTGACTGACTCCCAGGAGGCTGATGCTAGGGGcccacagaccacactttgagtggCCAGGACATCAATCATAGACGTTTGTCTTTTGATTCTGCACAAGGCTGGAGGTGGGTGGCTCCAGGATGAGACTAGCAGCGTAGGGATGCCAGGGCTCTATTTTGGCTTCTCTCTGCCTTCATTGCCTTCCCTCCCGCAATTGCAAGTAGCTGCGGCAGGTCTAAGCATGGTCCCCTCACAGGACAACATCCAAAGAGGACAGAAGTGGGGTAGGGGGAAATTTTAAGAAGGGATTTTCCTCCTGTGGCTGTCTCTCCTTGTCCTTTGGAGAGAAAAACCTTTCCCAGAACCTTAATTCTTCGTTACCCCCAAGGCGTGCTTTTCTTCGCATCCTAGTGACTAGGATGGGGTTATATTCCTGCCTGGTCACTGGCATGGGGCAATAGGATCGCAAGATTGGCTATACCAATCAGGATTCAACCCCTCAGACTAAGCATTTTGCTATTTTCTTGTTAGCAAGGAAGAAGCATGGAATGGCTGGTAGATAGGCAGACATTCGTGTCTGCTACACCATGTTATCTCAGTTTTCCACACAActgtattattatccccattctagACTGAGGAAGCAGCTTGCAGCAGTAActgacttgcttaaggtcacacagctatgaCAAAGGTAGGACTCTTGTCCATCATCCTGTCCATCAGCAGTACTCACGCTGCTCTGCTCCCCATCAGGTATGACAATAGGTGCCGGAACATGAGCCAGGAGCAGGTGGCCCAGAAGCTGGCCAAGGACCCCAAGCCTGCAATCCGCTTCCGCCTGGAGCAGGCAGCGCCGGCCTTCGAGGACCTGGTGTATGGCTGGAATAGGCATGATGTGGCCAGCGTGGAGGGAGACCCAGTCATCATGAAGAGCGACGGCTTCCCCACATACCACCTGGCCTGCGTGGTGGACGACCACCACATGGGCATCAGCCACGTGCTGCGAGGCTCTGAGTGGCTCGTCTCCACTGCCAAGCACCTGCTTCTCTACCAGGCCCTGGGCTGGCACCCACCCCACTTCGCCCACCTGCCCCTGCTCCTCAACAGGGATGGCAGCAAGCTCTCCAAGAGGCAAGGGGACATTTTCCTGGAGCACTTTGCTGCTGAAGGCTTCCTGCCCGATTCCTTGTTGGACATCATCACCAACTGTGGCTCAGGTTTTGCAGGTACCTGTCCACCTAAGTGGTCCCAGCAGCAGAGAGTGTGGCCAGGAGGAGCAGGGCTTTGGCTCAGATAGTCCTGCTCTTTGGTCCCAGCTTTGCCATCTACCAGCcgggtgaccttggacaagtttattttattcaacagatgtttattttgcCAGATGCCGCATTAAGTGCTGGGGCTACAATAGTGAGCACGATAGACatgatccctgccctcaaggggcttatagtctctgagcctcagttgcatatctggaaaatggggataagtGTCTACTTCATAGGGTTAGGATTCACTGAGCTTAGGAGTGTAAGGTACCGAGCCCAGCACCTGTCACACAATAAGCACAAAAAATGACAGACCCTATGATTATGACAATTATTGCTACTATTACAAGCATGTATGCTAACAGTATGACTAGAACTAATATggatctactttctttttttccttcttcattttacTGCCAGATGAATCTAGTTTATTTCAAGCTGAGCACTTATCCATGGTCCAAGACTTAGACCTAAACCTTGAAGAAGCAAGCATCAGATAGGATGACCTGAAGGATTTCTGAAAATGTGTCCAGAATAGTCTGCCTGCTGGTCTCACTTCATTTAATACAACATACTGTTAAGGGGTAGATACATGTCTCCACTGTTCATAAGAGGATTGTGAAGCTCAGAGAAGCTGAGTAACTTGCCAAAGTCACGCACCTAGTGAGGGATATAGTGCTTTAGGCCTATGCCTGATCACGGTGCCTGCTGACTGTGTGGGACTGAGCTGTTGCTTACAAGAAGCAGCTCCCAGCACCAtggttcttaacttttttttttttgaaacagagtttcgctcttgtaccccaggctggagtgccatggtgcgatctcggctcactgcaacctccgccccccgggttcaagcgattgtcctgcctcagcctcccgagtagctgggattacaggcacctgccaccacgcctggctgatttttgtatttttagtagagatgaggtttcaccatgttgtccaggctgttctcgaactcctgacctcaggtgatctgcccgccttggtgcttgagccattgcacccggcctggTTCTTAACTCTTGACTGTGCTTTGGAATCAACTAGGAAGCTTGTAAAATATGCCCAGACCCCAACCAAATCCAGTTGACTCAGACTCTCTGGTACAGCCAGGCAATGAGTGTACTGTTCTGCAGCTCGTGTCTTGAGAGTAATGGAAATGGGTTTAGCCTGATTGTTTTCAGACCCTTTTTTCATTAAAGACAGAAccctttctgaaaatgaaaacctATTCAGGCTCTAGATATATAAATAGCTAGAAGTGAAATCCCTTTGGGCAAAGTGGAATCGGGGGCCCAGGGCTTGCTTACTCAGCCTCCCTTATGTTTGAAAGTAGAAGGAGggcgagcgcagtggctcatgcctgtaatcccagcactttgggaggccaacgcaggaagatcatttgaacctgggagtttgagaccaacccaggcaatatagtgaaactccgtgtctacagaaaattttatttatttatttatttatttatttgatggagtcttactctgttgcccaggctggagtgcaatggcacaatcttagcttactacaacttccgcctctcaggttcaagtgattttcctcttcagcctcttgagtagctgggattacaggcgtgcgacactacgcctggctaatttttgtatttttagtagagatgggtttcaccatgttagccaggctagtgtcgaactcctgacctcatgatctgcccacctctgcctcccaaaatgctggtattataggtgtgagccaccatgcctgaccctacagaaaaatttaaaaattagtcggatgtggcagtatgtgcctgtagttccagctacttggaagacaggctggaggatcgcttaagcctgagagtttgaggttacaatgagctatgattgtaccattgcactccagcctgagcagcagagcaagatcctgtctcttaaaaaaaaagagataaagtggaaggaggaagggagggaggaagctgaATGGCTGGGCCTCTCTTCTTTGCAGAGAACCAAATGGGCAGGACCCTGCCGGAACTGATCACGCAGTTCAACCTGACCCGGGTCACCTGTCACTCAGCCCTGCTGGACCTGGAGAAGCTCCCAGAATTCAATAGGTAAGTGGGGATCATGGAGATCCCCTGGTGGGAAAGGGCTTTCTTGCTCAAGACAGTCCCTACAACAGAGGGTATAATGGACTCTGGTACCTAATTCTGTGTGACCACGGCTAAATCACCTAACCTTTTTgagcctctctttcctcttctctaaaaTGCGATTAATAACAGTACCAATCTTATATGATTGTTCTATGAAAGTATGTTGTATAGCCCTGGCACATACatagtgctcagtaaatggtatacatatatacatatatatatatatatatatatatttttttttttttttttttgagacggagtctcactctgttgcccaggctgaagtgcaatggcacaatctcagctcactgcaacctctgcctcctggattcaagcaattctcctgcctcagcctccaaagtagctgggattataggtgcccaccactacacccggctgatttttttgtattttcagtagggatggggtttcaccgtgttagtcaggcaggtctcgaactcctgacctcaggtgatccacccaccttggccccccaaagtgctggaattacaggcgtgagccatcgcgcctggcagtacatatatatttatcattagCGTTGTATTCCTAGCCACCCCTTGTGTGGACTCTGTTAAGAACCAAAGCCTGGAGAGGGGTATCTTCATTTTAGACTCACCTCCCCCCATCAGCCTTTCACCCAGCCAACACAGTGAGTGAGCACTGTCCCATGGCATCTACTTTATATTTCATGTATTTGATATTGCAAGTAGCTCTTCACTTGGAAACCTCCAAATATCGTTCCAACTCAAATCAGTGTTAACATGTCTGAGTCAAAGAGTATTAGTGttgtccaggcgtggtggctcacacctttaattccagcactttgggaggccaaggttggcagatcacctgaggtcaggagttcgagaccagcctggccaacacggtgaaaccctatctctactaaaaatacaaaaattagctggacatggcacatgcttgtagtcccagctacttgggaggctgaggcaggaggatcacttgaacctgggaggcagaggttgcagtgagacaggatcacaccactgcactccagcctgggcaacaaagtgagattctgtcattaAGAAAAGTTATTAGTGGTTAAGACCATCAGCCAGGTGTGCACCTGGGGTGAGGGTCTTACTGATACTTTGCCTAGAGCACTGGTTTGGGGACACAGTATCCTCAGTGCATTTACTTGCATGAGCCCAGATAATTAACATCAGTTGCAGATATTTTAGGGCTGTTTATTTACTTCTTCCATCAGACTTATGATGAGGTCAGTTGCATGATTTTGCTctgttttacatatgaggaacCCAGGAcatagagaggttaagaaactagCCAAAGTTCACACAGTAAACAGTGGGCATCTTTTGAATGGGGCATTCAAGAGTGgatgtaggctgggtgtggtggctcacacctgtaatcccagcactttgggaggccgaggcaggtggatcacctgaggtgaggagtttaagatcagcctggccaacatggtgaaaccccatttctactaaaaaatacaaaaaaaaaaaaaagagagcccgatgtggtggtgggtgcctgtagtcccagctactcaggaggctgagacaggagaatcacttgaacggtggaggttgcagtgagccaagattgcaccattacactgcagcctgggcaacaagagcaaaactccgtctcaaaaaaaaatgccactttctatatattttagaggctgggtcttgccctgtcacccaggttggagtgcaatggtgacatctcagttcactgcagcctcaaactcccaggctgaagtgatccttccccctcagcctccggagtagctgtctacaggtgtgtaccaccatgccaggctaagtttattatttttaatattttcttgtagagatggcatctcactattgttgcccaggttggtctcaaactcctggcctcaagtgatcctcccttctcggcctcccaaagttctgggattaagcgagtcactgcacctggccaaaagctTCTCCAGGTCCAATAGGGCTGAGTGGCAGGTGAcctgggaagccaaggttgcagtgagcggagattgcaccactgcactgcagcctgggcaacacagtgaggctccatctcaaaaataaataaataaaaataaaatgtcagctactattttgaaaacactgaaaacgtggctgggcatggtggcccacacctgtaatcctggcactttgggaggccaagctgggtggattgcttgttgcccagcctgggcaacatagcaagaccctgtctctacaaaaaattaagacattagctgagcatggtgatatgtgtctgtgggcccagctacttgggagggtgaggtgggaagaccacttgtGCCTCGGAGGtctaggctgtagtgagccatgattgtggtactgcactccagtctgggcaacagagcaagactctcaaacaaaaacaaaagcaaaacccctAAAAACAAAGCATGTCTCCAAGTTGCTTGGGACTTTCAGGCTATTTGTGACCTTAGTCACatccctttctttttataaatgtaaagagAATTCTACTTCTAGCTTGCGAAAGGGAGGGCTCATGGAACCTGATATGTCATTCTTCCAACTTCACCCTCTCCCCAGGGGAGAGACGGTTTGGGTGGGTTGGGGTGTTGACAGTAGGGCAGCCCCTTGATTTCTTCCGCAGGCTGCACCTCCAGCGGCTGGTGAACAATGAGAGCCAGAGGTGCCAGCTGGTGGAGAAGCTGCAGGCCCTTGTGGAGGAGGCCTTTGGGAGCCAACTGCAAAATAGGGATGTCCTCAACCCAGTCTACATGGAGAGGATCCTCCTGCTGAGACAGGTGTGGTGTCAGgggtctgggaggctgagggaggggctaCTGGGTGCTTCAATTCCTCCACCCTTCCAGAGCCCTGTCGCTAGTGCATTCAATGACTGCCTCCTTCCCCAGGGTCACATTTGCCGCCTGCAGGACTTGGTGTCCCCAGTGTACTCTTATCTGTGGACTCGCCCTGCGGTGGGTCGAGCACAGCTGGACGCCATCTCGGAGGAGGTGGATGTGATTGCCAAGCGTGTGCTGGGGTGAGTACCCGCAGGCTGAGCTCAGGATTCCACaccttccttccccctctccctcccatgGCTCCCTTTCCTTCAAGGTTAGGCTGTTGGGCCCCCAGCACAACCTCATGGCCAGTGAAAACGTGACCCTTCACTGGCTTTCATTGGTGGGAGGGCTTACCTGGAGGACCGGGCTTTCCCTGTACATAGGCCTGTGTTCACTGCTTGCACCAACCTGGTtgcatcccagctctgccatgtaCTCACCAGATTATGTCACCTTGCTCAGGCGGCTTCACTTTGGCCAAGTTACTGTACCTATTTgagcttccttttccttcttcgtAAGAGAGAGATGATGCTAATTCTTACTGTTAACAGTAATAACTTTCAATTACAAATGCAACCAAAGCTGACTTAGGCAAGAGGGGAATGATTGCTTATGTAGCTGCAGATGCTAGAAGGGCTGCTGGAGGCACAGCTTAATGCAGGAGTCAGTACTCCATTACCAAGATtcgctttctctctctgcctttccccTTCTGCCCCTCCTCCCCGATGCTGACCACTTTTCCTGCAGAGGCTCTGTATCAGGTAACTAGAGGGCAAGTTTCTCTACCGGACAAAAGAAATGACAGCACACGTCCCCTGTGGAATTATATTTCTTCCTTATGTAGCAATCTGCAGGAAGTGGCTCAGGgctcatcctcccacctcagcctcttgagaagctgggactacaggcacaggtcaccacgcccagctaatttttttactttttgtagagacaaggtcttgccatgttgcccaggctgg
This genomic interval carries:
- the EARS2 gene encoding probable glutamate--tRNA ligase, mitochondrial; the encoded protein is MAALLRRLLQRGRPLAASGRRVGLRGARLGTGPGVAVRVRFAPSPTGFLHLGGLRTALYNYIFAKKYQGSFILRLEDTDQTRFVPGAAENIEDMLEWAGIPPDESPRRGGPAGPYQQSQRLELYAQATEALLKTGAAYPCFCSPQRLELLKKEALRNHQMPRYDNRCRNMSQEQVAQKLAKDPKPAIRFRLEQAAPAFEDLVYGWNRHDVASVEGDPVIMKSDGFPTYHLACVVDDHHMGISHVLRGSEWLVSTAKHLLLYQALGWHPPHFAHLPLLLNRDGSKLSKRQGDIFLEHFAAEGFLPDSLLDIITNCGSGFAENQMGRTLPELITQFNLTRVTCHSALLDLEKLPEFNRLHLQRLVNNESQRCQLVEKLQALVEEAFGSQLQNRDVLNPVYMERILLLRQGHICRLQDLVSPVYSYLWTRPAVGRAQLDAISEEVDVIAKRVLGLLERSGMSLTQDMLSGELKKLSEGLEGTKHSNVMKLLRVALSGQQQGPPVAEMMLSLGPKEVRERIQKVVSS